The Plutella xylostella chromosome 9, ilPluXylo3.1, whole genome shotgun sequence genome has a segment encoding these proteins:
- the LOC125488976 gene encoding uncharacterized protein LOC125488976, producing the protein MITLEQMNMLLNRMRTDIVSEITISIKREVNAAVNSALETIRQEFTATTDFLAAEQKDLKTEIDSSKKDIKELEAKNFKLQSLVTSLERRVESAEKMSRSLNLEIQAVPERKGENVVTHVKNLCKKVNVPMTDSEIHACRRVAKMDQSSSRPRNILVTLSSMRHRDNIISAVKRYNKANSTNKLNSSDLEITGEACPIFVTEHLSPAVKEIHAAARKIAKEKSYKFVWVKFNRVFMRKDDKSPYLRIKSLECLNNLS; encoded by the coding sequence ATGATCACCCTTGAGCAAATGAATATGCTACTGAATCGCATGAGAACCGACATAGTATCTGAGATAACTATATCTATAAAAAGGGAAGTTAACGCAGCTGTTAACTctgcacttgaaactataagGCAGGAGTTCACCGCAACCACAGACTTTCTAGCAGCTGAACAAAAAGACTTAAAAACCGAAATAGATTCATCTAAGAAAGACATAAAAGAGTTGGAGGCCAAGAATTTTAAATTGCAAAGTCTTGTCACATCCTTAGAACGTCGTGTTGAATCCGCAGAAAAGATGTCGCGTAGCCTTAATCTGGAAATACAAGCTGTGCCTGAAAGGAAAGGTGAAAATGTTGTAACTCACGTTAAAAATCTTTGCAAGAAGGTAAACGTTCCTATGACTGACTCAGAGATTCATGCCTGCCGAAGAGTGGCCAAGATGGATCAATCTTCCTCTAGACCAAGGAACATTCTCGTTACACTGTCATCCATGCGCCATCGGGACAATATTATCTCGGCTGTGAAACGATACAACAAGGCCAActctacaaataaattaaactcaTCTGACTTGGAAATAACTGGTGAAGCCTGTCCTATCTTTGTAACTGAGCACCTATCTCCTGCAGTCAAAGAGATCCATGCTGCTGCACGAAAAATTGCCAAAGAAAAATCCTACAAGTTTGTATGGGTGAAATTTAACCGGGTATTTATGAGAAAAGACGATAAATCACCTTACTTGCGTATTAAAAGCCTGGAGTGTCTAAACAATCTGTCATaa
- the LOC119691662 gene encoding cuticle protein 16.5, which produces MRVLIITACVLACAAAAPSVGVLAPALPTISSGDIAGAAIEAHAEAADHLRAAADAGRQAYDQAAELQGRAANAAEDHAWRAIDNVKTVEAQLDGAAAAAAPQLAKSLVRTPVVAPVAAYAAAPVAAYAPAVAAPVATYAAAPVATYAAAPVATYAAAPVAAYAAAPAISTYAAPATKTVVTQSLSQTHPAPAPAFAYAAAAPALYAAPAAYAAAPVAYAAPAAYHAAPVAYAAHATPYVKTYAQPW; this is translated from the exons ATGAGAGTTCTG ATCATTACCGCTTGCGTGTTGGCGTGCGCCGCAGCCGCGCCGTCGGTGGGCGTGCTGGCCCCCGCGCTGCCCACCATCAGCTCGGGCGACATCGCCGGCGCCGCCATCGAGGCGCACGCCGAGGCAGCCGACCAcctgcgcgccgccgccgacgccGGCCGCCAGGCGTACGACCAGGCCGCCGAGCTGCAGGGCCGCGCCGCCAACGCCGCCGAGGACCACGCCTGGAGGGCCATCGACAACGTCAAGACAGTGGAAGCGCAGCTCGAcggagccgccgccgccgccgcgcctcAGCTGGCCAAGTCTCTGGTCCGCACTCCCGTGGTCGCGCCTGTGGCTGCGtacgccgccgcccccgtggCTGCCTACGCTCCGGCTGTAGCCGCCCCCGTTGCCACTTACGCTGCTGCTCCCGTGGCTACCTACGCCGCTGCCCCCGTGGCGACCTACGCCGCTGCTCCCGTGGCTGCCTACGCCGCTGCTCCCGCCATCTCCACCTACGCCGCGCCCGCCACCAAGACCGTGGTGACCCAGTCGCTGTCCCAGACGCACCCCGCGCCAGCGCCCGCCTTCGcctacgccgccgccgccccggcTCTGTACGCCGCTCCTGCAGCTtacgccgccgcccccgtcgcgTACGCCGCCCCCGCGGCCTACCATGCCGCCCCCGTGGCGTACGCCGCTCACGCCACCCCCTACGTCAAGACCTACGCTCAACCCTGGTAA